A stretch of DNA from Noviherbaspirillum sedimenti:
GCTTGTCGTAAATGGCAGCAAGCGGCTTGGCAGCGTCCAGGCAGCTGAAGTCGATTCACGCAGCGCTCCTTGCCAGGTGTTGATCGCGATCAAAGCGCCCGAGACACGCTGGGATAGTTTCAAGCGTATGGCTCTGAAGCGTAGGAGGGACTGCGATGAATACCTTGACCAGAGTGGCACTCGGCATGATGGGCAAGCTGCGGTCCGGGCCCATCCTCGGGCATTCGGAGACCTCGATCGCTTTGCCGGCGCCCGAGAAACAGGGCGGCCTGCCATTGATGGATGCCTTGGCCAGACGCCATTCGTCACGCGAATTTTCCCCGGAGCTCCTGGATTTGCCTTTGCTTTCCGGCTTGCTCTGGGCGGCTTACGGGGTCAATCGGGACGATGGCGGCCGTACTGCACCCAGCGCGTTGAATGCCCAGGAGATTGGCGTATACGTGGCCTTGCCCACCGGAGCCTACCGCTACGATGCTTTGGCCAATGAATTGCAGCTGGTGGCGAACACTGACTTGCGTCGTGTGGCGGGCTACCAGGACTTTGTCGATGAGGCGCCGATGGACCTGGTCTATGTGGCCGACCATACGCGCCTGGGCCAGGTGCCGGTAGCGCAGCGGGAATCCTTCGCTTATGTTGCAGCTGGCGCCATTGCCCAGAACGTCTATCTTTTCGCGTCCAGCAATAATCTGTCGACGGTGATCCGGGCATGGATCGACCGTGCTGCGATTGCCGATGCGCTCGGGTTGACGCACGATCAACAGGTGTTGCTGTCACAGACAGTCGGGTATCGCATGGTGATGCAGTAAGATCCTGTACGGTGAAGGCCATTTGCAATCTGAAATATGACGGCCACCTTCGAACTGGATGTCCTCCTTGTCTTCATCGGCTTGTTCCTTCTGACCATCGGCTTCATCAACCGCGACAAAAAAGCGAGTCCGTTTATTCTCTGGATCGGGATCATGTGCATGATGGCGGTGCTTGTGTACCACATAGTCGATAAGCTCGGGTAGCCTGTCATTAGTCAAACTTTGGTAAATCCGTGCGCTTCCTCCCGAGGCGATGGCATATCTGGCATTCCCAATTGCTGTACACTGATGACTTCCACCATTTTTGAGAATCGCCGTGACTACCACAAGGCAAAATTTACAAGACCTTCTATTAAACACCTTGCGCAAGGAACACGTCCCTGTGTCGATGTTTTTGGTCAATGGCATCAAGCTGATTGGTCAAATCGATTCATTTGACCAGTATGTCGTCATGTTGCGTAGCAGTACCAGTA
This window harbors:
- a CDS encoding SagB/ThcOx family dehydrogenase, which encodes MNTLTRVALGMMGKLRSGPILGHSETSIALPAPEKQGGLPLMDALARRHSSREFSPELLDLPLLSGLLWAAYGVNRDDGGRTAPSALNAQEIGVYVALPTGAYRYDALANELQLVANTDLRRVAGYQDFVDEAPMDLVYVADHTRLGQVPVAQRESFAYVAAGAIAQNVYLFASSNNLSTVIRAWIDRAAIADALGLTHDQQVLLSQTVGYRMVMQ
- a CDS encoding DUF5993 family protein, producing the protein MTATFELDVLLVFIGLFLLTIGFINRDKKASPFILWIGIMCMMAVLVYHIVDKLG
- the hfq gene encoding RNA chaperone Hfq, with the translated sequence MTTTRQNLQDLLLNTLRKEHVPVSMFLVNGIKLIGQIDSFDQYVVMLRSSTSTQLVYKHAISTVVPSRDIKLADLEDTSTD